In the Marinitoga litoralis genome, CTAGGATATTCGTCTGTATCAAATATTTTTGTTTCTTTTCTTGTTTTTATTTCTATTGGTATTATTTCGTCTTTGAATTTTCCTTCTTTTATTGCTTTTTCTGCTCTTTGCTGACTTGTTGCTGCAAATTCATCTTGTTCTTCTCTTGTTATTCCATATTTTTCTACTAGATTTTCTGCTGTTATACCCATATGATATTGATTGAATACATCTGTTAATCCATCATATACCATATGGTCTATCATTTCTATATTTCCAAATTTTAATCCTTCTCTTGCTTTTGCTGGTAATAACATTGGTGCATTTGACATGCTTTCCATTCCTGCTACTGCTACTATTTCTGAGTTCCCTAATCTTATTTCATTTGCTCCTAACATTATTGCTTTCATTCCACTTCCACATACCATATGTACTGTATATGCTGGCTTTTCTACTAGTATTCCAGCATATATTGCTGCTTGTCTTGCTGGTCCCATTCCTTGTCCTGCCATTAATACGTTTCCTACTATTGTTTGATCTATTTGTTCTGGTTTTACTCCAGCTTGTTCCATTGCTCCTTTTATCGCTTCTGCTCCTAGTTCTGCTGCTTTTTTATCTTTTAATGTCCCTAAGAAACTTCCTATCGCT is a window encoding:
- a CDS encoding acetyl-CoA C-acetyltransferase; protein product: MEKVYIVGAKRTAIGSFLGTLKDKKAAELGAEAIKGAMEQAGVKPEQIDQTIVGNVLMAGQGMGPARQAAIYAGILVEKPAYTVHMVCGSGMKAIMLGANEIRLGNSEIVAVAGMESMSNAPMLLPAKAREGLKFGNIEMIDHMVYDGLTDVFNQYHMGITAENLVEKYGITREEQDEFAATSQQRAEKAIKEGKFKDEIIPIEIKTRKETKIFDTDEYPRFGTTKETLAKLRPAFKKDGTVTAGNSSGINDGASAMIIASESAVKKYGLTPLAEIIAYEQGGVDPSIMGIGPAAAITNLVEKKGIKLEEIELFELNEAFAAQSIAVLKELKERYGIEEEWMMERTNVNGGAIALGHPIGASGNRIVVTLLYEMKKRNLEYGLASLCIGGGMGTAIVIKNL